The nucleotide sequence GCGACAAGGGCGCAGCCGAGCAGTGCTTGCGTGAGTACGAGGCGCAGGCCACGCAGCCCGGGTTTTGCGATCTCACGAGCGGAACTCGCCCTGAGTCCTGTGAGCGCGCCTTCCCCGACTCGGGGCAATCCGGTGGCGGCAGCAAGAAGCCAGGCGAAGCCTGCACCTGGGGCGCGAACGACGATTGCGCCGGCGATGCAACCTGCGACACGGTTGGCGGAGCGGACACGGGAAAGTGCGCCGCCTTCGTCATCGTCGGCGACGGCGCGGCCTGCATCGGTGTGCGCAGCGGAAACGGCAGCAGTTGGTCGGGCGACGCCGTCAATGACCAGATCGCCCTGTGCGATGGCGATGCCGACTTCTATTGCTCGAACAGCAACGTCTGCAAGAAGAAGAGCGCCGTGGGCCAGCCCTGCGATGGCTACGAGGGTTGCTTTGACGATGGCTATTGCTCCAGCGGTCAGTGCGTTGCCAAGCTGGCTACGGGCAGCCCCTGCCCCAACTTCTCCGACCGCTGCAACGACGCCGCCTACTGCTCGGACACCACCCAGCAGTGCGAGCCGCGCGCCGCAGACGGCCAAAGCTGTTCCACCGGCGACGAATGTCTGAGCAACCACTGCGACTCCAGCACGAAGACGTGCAAGAAGACGACCGGCATAGAAGGCTTGGTGCTCGGCCTCGTCTGCGGCTGACCCGAAGCTAGTTGGGTTTGGGGTCTAGCTCCGCTGAACCGCGGCCGGCTACTCATGCCCAGCGCGCCGCTGCCGCCTTCCACGTCGCGTCGTCACGTCGCGCCGCCCTCCACGTCGCGGCGTCACGTCGCGCGCGCCCGCCGCTGCCGCCTTCCACGTCGCGCCGCTCTCCACGTCGCGTCGCCTTCCACGTCGCGTCGCCTTCCACGTCGCGCCGCTCTCCACGTCGCGCCGCTCTCTACGTCGCGCCGCTCTCCACGTCGCGAGTTCGTCACAGCTAGACACACGCGCTCAGGGCGCCGCGTCGCAGTCACCGTCGCGACGCAAGTCCGTCGCGAAGTTCGCAGTTCGGCCCACGCGCTCAGGGCGCCGCGCCGCCGGCGCCACCCTGATCGAATGCGCCCGCTGCGCCGGCGAAGGCGCCGAAACCGCCAAAGCCTCCGCCCGAGAAGCCACCGCCACCCACGGCGCCGGTGCCACCGCCGGTGCCGCCGAAACCGCAGTCCACAGTGCACCACGGCCACTCATCCGGGGCGCAGATCGAGTCTCCACACCATCCGATCGGCGGAGGAGGAGGCGGCGGCTTGGTGCAGTCAATGGGGCAGTTCAGAGCGTTCTCGCCGGGTCCGCAGACGTAGTCGCCGCAGTATCCGTAGTAGCCGCAGTCGATGGGACAGCTGTACTGGTTCTCGCCAGGTCCGCAGACGTAGTCACCGCAATAGCCGTAGTACCCGCAATCGATGGGACAGGTGTACGGGTTCTCACCCATGCTCGCGTCGCAAACGTAGTCGCCGCAGTACCCGTAGTAGCCACAGTCGATGGGGCAGTTGTACTGGTTCTCTCCCGGCCCACAGACGTAGTCACCGCAGTATCCGTAGTACCCGCAGTCTTGTGGGCAGTTGTACTGGTTCTCGCCCGGTCCGCAGACATAGTCGCCGCAGTAGCCGACGTATCCGCAGTCAGTGGGACAGTTGTACTGGTTCTCGCCGGGCTCGCAGACGTAGTTGCCGCAGTAGCCGACATATCCGCAGTCCTGGGGGCAGTTGTAAGGATTCTCGCTGTCCGGATTGCAGTAGCCGTCCCCGCAGTAGCCGACATATCCGCAATCGATGGGGCAGTTGTACTGATTCTCGCCCGGCTCGCAGACGTAGTTGCCGCAGACGAAGGGCTTGCCGCAGTCGATGGGGCAGTTGTACTGGTCTTCGCCAGGTTCACAGACGTTGTTGCCGCAGGTGAAGGGCTTGCCGCAATCGGTGGGGCAGTTGTACTGATTCTCGCCAGGTTCGCAGACGTAGTTGCCACAGATCGGGCCGTTGAGGCAGTCGATGGGGCAGGTGTAGGGAGTCTCACCGGGTTCGCAGACGTAGTTGCCGCAGTAGGGCTCACCGCCGCAGTCGATCGGACAGTTCTTGGGAGTCTCACCGGGTTCGCAAACGTAGTTGCCGCAGTGGGGCTCACTGCCGCAGTCGCTGGGACAGCTCTGCGACGTTTCGCCGGGCTCACAGATGTAGTTGCCGCAATACGGTTTGCCGCCACAATCGGGTGGGCAGTTGTAGGGGTCTTCACCCGGGCTGCAATAGCCGTCGCCACAGTAGTTGTTTCCGCAATCGGTCGGGCAGTTCGCTAGGGTCTCGCCCTCGCCGCAATAGCCGTCGCCACAGAAGCCGCAGTCGGCTTGGCAGTTCCAAGGATCTTCGTTCGGGCCGCAAGATCCGTTGCCACACCATTCCTCGCCGCAGTCGCTGGGGCAGCTCGCCGCGCTCTCGTTTGGATCACACTTCCCGTCTCCGCAGTAGCCGGCGCAGTCGTGGGGGCAGGACTCCGCAGTCTCGCCCGGATCACACGTGCCGTTGCCGCACGCGTTGGGGCAATCCTTGGGGCACAGCTTCTCTTCGCCGGGATCGCAGAGTCCGTCGCCGCAGTTGAGCCGACAATCCTCGGCGCACGTCTGGGGGCTCTCGCCCGTGCCGCAGATCCCATCGCCGCAGCTGTCTCGGCAGTCCACGGGGCAACTCAGTTCGTCTTCGTCGGCGTCGCAGGTGCCATTGCCGCAAGTGACCCCGCCATCACCGCCGCTGCCCGCAACTCCGCCACCAGGATCGACCCGGCTACCGCAGCCCGAGCTGGCCGCCAGTGCTCCGATCACACCGACCCACGCAAACGTCCGCACCCAATGGGAGATCGCCATGGTAGGTGCGAGAGCAAGCCCCGGGCCATTGGGGGCAGTGCGTCAACTATCTAGAATGATTGCACTTCAATAGCGATTGCGCGCTGTGCCAATCAACCCGGTTGGCACACAACCCGACATCCCGTTCGCGCTACCGCACGCCCGTTCACGCCAGGGCGGGCGCGCGACCGCCGCGCCGGACTAGACGATCGCAGCCGCGGCTGGAAGACGACAGCGCGCCGCACGATCGCAGCGCGCCGCCTGGAGCGCGCGGCCTGGACGAACCGAGCGCGCGGCCTAGACGACCGCGGCAAAGACGACGCGCATCACGGCGGTCGGGTCGAGGGGCTTTGGGCGACCTCGGCGAGGAATGCCGCGGCGCGCTGGGACTCGTCGATGCTCAGGTCCTCGCGAAGGAACTCCACGGCCTGTGCGGCATCGTAGAACAACCGTCGGCGCGGGTTGTTCGCCTCGCGAATGATGCGTCCAAGCTGCAGCACGAGCGTGGCGTTGCTCTTGGCGGCGAGGATGGCGACGCGGGCCAAGCGGGAATTCATCTGGCCGAACAGGCGTGCCAGTTCGTCGGCCACTTCCTGCGAGTAGATCGCTACAGGCCGATGGTCCGCGCACAAGATCGGGTCAGGGCTGCGACTACCCCCGCTGCAGCTGCGCACCGCTGCGGCCAGCGCATCACTGTACTCTCGCGCTTCCCCAGGGGTCTTGAGCTGGAAGACTCGGGCCTCGATCAGTCGCCCGAGTTTGACCTCGCAAGTGAACTTGTCTGTCGCACTCATTCGAATTCCCGGACCATGGCGGAGACCCGTGCTACTTGCGCGGCGTCACGTCCGATCTGCATCTTACCGCGTGAAGGCGCGCTGGCCCAGTGGTCCTAGGAAACCACCGTGATTGCACCGCGCGGAACGGCGCGGCGCCGTTGGACCCCGAGGGCGACGGAACGCGAAGTGCGGCGCGAGAAAGCCCGGTTGCCCGGCCGAAACGACGTGCACGTGCCTCGCGCCCCCGCGCTACGAGGTGCACGTGCTCGCGCCTCGAGGCGTGACAGATGCGCTCGGACGCGTAGACTCAGTGATCATGCGAACGACAACCTTGCTTGCAGTTCTCTTTGCACTCCCGCTCTCTGCCTGCGGTGGAGACTCGGACTCGAATGGCAACGGTGGAACCGGTGGAGGCAGCGCTGGCTCCGGGGGCAACAGCGGTGCCAGTGGAAGCGGTGGCGGCGGTGGCAGCAGCGGCGCCACGGGCGGCGCGTCCGGCAACGCTGGAGCGAGTGGCAGCGGCGGCGCATCCGGCTCAGGCGGCGCGAGCGGCGCATCCGGCTCAGGCGGCGCGAGCGGAATCAAGTGCGGTGACTCGTTGTCGTGCACTGGCGGCGACGTGTGCGTGCAGGAAGAGTTCGAGCCAACGAACTGCACGATGATCAACCCCAACGAGAGTTGTCCGTCGGGAAAGTTCCAGACCTTCTGCGGCGGCGCCGGCGGCACCTGCTGCTGCAATCCCCCCGCGCCCACGACCTACAAGTGCGATCCCGCCGCCAGGTGCGCCGGCAAGGTGACCTGCGCCTGTCTCGAGTGCCCCGTGGGCAAGATGTGCATGCCCGTGTCTTCGATGGACTCCGGGATCTTCAACTGCGCCGAACCGCCGAAGCCTTGAGTCGCGCACCGCGCCGAGGTCACGCACCGCGCGTCACACGCCGCGCCGAGGTCACGCGCCGTGCGTGCGGCCAGGCGCGCCGCGTACGCTCAGTCGAGATCCAAGGTTGCGCCGGCGTAGGATTTCACTTCCGCGCGTAGTTCCTCGATCCACTGCGCGCGACTCGCGAGGGCTCCGAGGCGCGGAACGACCAGTACGTCGCTCGGGGCTAGGTCCAGCCAGGGCAACAAGGGCTGCGTCGTCACGGTCGCCAGATCCCCGAGCACGGTGGTCAAGGCGTTTCGGCGCTCGATTCGTTTGACGAGCGCCTGCACTCGCCGGCAGTCGGCGATCAACGCATCGAGATCCCCCGCGGTGTGCTTTCGTCGATCGACGTCGCGGGTGACGATCAGTGAGAACGGCGCCGACGCCTCGTCCGCCCGGTCCGCAAGGGCGTCACGAACCTTGCGTGCAGCGCTCTCGTCCAGGCCGCGTATGCGAACCGCGTGCGCGATCGGCCAAGCCGCCATGCGCGCGCGACGAACGAGGGTGTCCTCCGCCTCCGACCAGATCCGAAACTTTCGACCCGGACCGTCCGAGCTCGGATCGACCCACAGATCCTTTTCCGCCCAGTGACCCCGCACCAGCACGCGCGCCGCCGTGAGTCGCGGTAGCAAGTGACCGCGCGCGTTGCCGAGCGCCTCGATGGCTTCTTGTTCGACCAAGCCTCCCAGCCCGGGCGTTGCCGCCGCCTCGACCTCCTCGAGGGCTTTGCGCAACAGGCCAATCGTTTTCGCGCGCTGCTTGGGGCCAGAGCTGGCCAGCACGAGCCACACCGCATCGCCTGCCCTACTCGCTTCTTCCGGTGGGCTGCCGCTGCGGATGCGAAAGACGGGGCTCTGCGTTTGGGGCTCGCTGGGCTTCGTGTCTTTGCAGCCCAGGGCGAGCCACGCGGATGTCGTCAGCAGCCAACTAACGACGGATCGCCGTGAACTCCATGCCTTCGCTCGACCAGCCACTGATGATGCCATCGCCAATCTGCAGACCGAAGGTTCGTGCATCGGCTCCGCTGCTGCAAGTGCCGTCGATGCGCGTTCCCTCGATGACCATCTGGCACTTGTCGCTGCCCATGGTGCTCTGAAAGTGCCAGGTGCCGCCGAGGTCACCGAAGATCGAAGTGCGCAGGTCGACGTGTTCACCGTAGAACGTGTCGTAGTCGGGGTTGCCGAGCCACTTTGGAACCAGGTAGGGCTCGACGTGAATCTTCTCGCAGTGGGCGCTGACGTTGCCATCGAGATTCCACTCACATCCGCGGTCGGGCTGAGCGCCGATGGCGCGCCAGTTGCCACTGAGATTCATCGGGAAGGCACCGACGTCCATCGTGGGGCTGTTCAAGGGGACGAGAAGCGTGCTGGCGAGTCCATAGCCTGCGTCCGCGCCCGCCACCCATCCGTTGCCCTCGTGTACGATGGCCGCGATTCGCCCAGCGCCAGCGATGGTGCTCTGCTCCGGGCCGAGCTCGAAGCTAGCTTTCGAGGTTTCGCCGTTGCTGCTGGTGGCGATCACGTCCCACTGACCGACCAGGGAAACGCCGCCGGGTCCGCCAAGACCGCCGCCGAAGCCCGAACCGCCTCCACTTCCGCCGCCGGGTCCGCCCCAGCTCCCACCGGGACTCGGGCTTCCTTGGCCCGGGATCTCGCCGGAATTCGCGCTGCCAGCGCCGGTGTTCGTGCAAGCGGTTGCGTCCAGAATCAGCGCGAGCATGCAGCTCTGCGCCACGGTCGTCAGTGTCGACATGCGGCCCCCCTCGGTCCCCGCAACGAACGAGTTGCGCAAAAACGACCCTGGTTGAAACGACCCTGGTTGAAACGACCCTGGTTGAAACGACCCTGGTTGAAACGACCCTGCTTGCGAAGTCGCGGAAGCGACGCGCATGGCGCGGGCGTCCGGGTGAGGAAAGCGGGCGCGACGCCGCTGGTGCGGTGCGACGCGGTGGGCGGGAGTAGACGTCCAGGCCGCAGGGCGCCGAGACCCATAAAATAATTGAGCTTTCCAGGAATGAAGAAACACTCGTTTGTTTTTTATGTTGCGTTGGGGGCGTTGGGGGGCGGAGACTCGGCTCATGGCGACGCGGACGAAACCCGCTCCGGCGCGGACGACTGCGTCGCGGGACACGACGATGGGGACGAAACCCGCTCCGGCGCGGACGAGTGCGGCGCGGACCGCCGGGACGAAACCCGCTCCGGCGCGGATGGCTGCGTCGCGGGATACGGGGACGAAAGCCGCTCCGGCGCGGATGGCTGCGTCGCGGACCGCCGGGACGAAACCCGCTCCGGCGCGGATGGCTGCGTCGCGGGATACGCGGACGAAACCCGCTCCGGCGCGGATGGCTGCGTCGCGGGACACGGGGACGAAACCCGCTCCGGCGCGGACGACTGCGTCGCGGGACACGGGGACGAAATCCGCTCCGGCGCGGACGAGTGCGGCGGGGGACATGACGACGGGGACGAAAGCCGCTCCGGCGCGGATCACGACGGCGCGGACGAGTGCGGCGCGGACGAGGACGGCGGTGAGGGCGAGGCCTAGTGCGGACGGCATCCTGGTGGCGGCGGAGCGGGAGTTTGCGCGGCGGGGGTACGGCGAGACGTCGTTGCGTCAGTTGATGCTCGCGTCGAAGGTGTCGACGACGGCGTTTTACGCGCGCTTTGCATCCAAAGAAGCAGTGCTGCGTGAGCTCGTGCTGCGCTTGATTGGCGAACTGGACGAGCGCGCGCGCAGCGAACTGATGGCGGCGCGGAGTCCCGAGGACGGATTCCGGCGCGGCGCCGCGGTGCTCGCGGAAGTGCTGGGGCCGAAGCGTGAGCTCGTGCGACTGGCGCTGACCGAGGGAGCGGCGAGCCGCGAAGTGAACGAGACGGTTGCGCGCGTCTACTCGTCCCTTG is from Polyangiaceae bacterium and encodes:
- a CDS encoding TetR/AcrR family transcriptional regulator, translated to MRARPSADGILVAAEREFARRGYGETSLRQLMLASKVSTTAFYARFASKEAVLRELVLRLIGELDERARSELMAARSPEDGFRRGAAVLAEVLGPKRELVRLALTEGAASREVNETVARVYSSLAALLASQILRLMDRGRIESVDAEAVAWGLVGAVNIHVLRWAVWREIEVDELAKQLQATAKALTPVLVTKPGRVKQNATQKERS